The Ananas comosus cultivar F153 linkage group 7, ASM154086v1, whole genome shotgun sequence genome has a window encoding:
- the LOC109713243 gene encoding LOW QUALITY PROTEIN: glucan endo-1,3-beta-glucosidase 11-like (The sequence of the model RefSeq protein was modified relative to this genomic sequence to represent the inferred CDS: inserted 4 bases in 2 codons), whose translation MEAGLALALVVLVLLLQAGANSSSPIGINYGQVGDDLPSPASVVPLLRSLGAARVRLYDADPSVLSALAGTCVELAVGLPDSLVPRLREPGAAAAWVRSALLPHVPAANVSLVTVGNEVLSGNDSALARALVPAMDALRAALDAAGLGGRVAVTTAHSLAVLASSFPPSSAAFRRELLPFVGPLLDFHARTRSPFLVNAYPYFAYKADPERVDIDYALFGPNPGVVDPGTGLRYENMLHAQVDAVRAAIARAGKEAGEVEVVVSETGWPSAGDEGEAGATPENAARYNGNLMRMVAEGRGTPSAPGRPLRXLRLRLFNENLSRTASERHYGXLQPDGTPP comes from the exons ATGGAAGCtggcctcgccctcgccctcgttgTGCTGGTCCTCCTCCTCCAGGCCGGCGCCAACTCGTCGTCCCCGATCGGCATCAACTACGGGCAGGTCGGCGACGACCTCCCCTCCCCGGCGTCCGTCGTCCCGCTGCTCCGCTCCCTCGGCGCCGCCCGCGTGCGCCTCTACGACGCCGACCCCAGCGTGCTGTCGGCCCTGGCCGGCACCTGCGTGGAGCTCGCCGTCGGCCTCCCCGACAGCCTCGTCCCGCGGCTCCGCGagcccggcgccgccgccgcctgggtCCGGTCGGCCCTCCTCCCCCACGTGCCCGCCGCCAACGTCTCCCTCGTCACCGTCGGCAACGAGGTCCTCTCCGGCAACGACTCGgccctcgcccgcgccctcgTGCCCGCCATGGACGCCCTCCGCGCCGCCCTCGACGCCGCCGGGCTCGGGGGCCGCGTGGCCGTGACCACCGCGCACTCGCTCGCCGTCCTCGCGTCCTCGTTCCCGCCCTCGTCCGCCGCGTTCCGGCGCGAGCTCCTCCCCTTCGTGGGCCCGCTCCTGGACTTCCACGCGCGGACCCGCTCGCCCTTCCTCGTGAACGCCTACCCCTACTTCGCCTACAAGGCGGATCCCGAGCGGGTCGACATCGACTACGCGCTCTTCGGGCCCAACCCGGGGGTGGTGGACCCCGGCACGGGCCTGCGCTACGAGAACATGCTGCACGCGCAGGTGGACGCCGTGCGCGCGGCGATCGCGCGCGCGGGGAAGGAGGCCGgggaggtggaggtggtggtgtcGGAGACGGGGTGGCCGTCGGCGGGGGACGAGGGCGAGGCCGGGGCGACGCCCGAGAACGCCGCCAGGTACAACGGCAACCTCATGCGGATGGTCGCCGAGGGCAGGGGCACCCCCTCCGCGCCCGGCAGGCCGCTGCG CCTACGTCTTCGCCTCTTCAACGAGAACCTCAGCCGGACCGCATCGGAGCGCCACTACGG TCTTCAACCCGACGGCACGCCGCCT